In Hahella sp. KA22, one genomic interval encodes:
- a CDS encoding iron chelate uptake ABC transporter family permease subunit, translating into MSRMSPSVEQAAPSLGLPDAASFLPAGSRVVRIGPVSMTFNLHDLATALLILLVILLAVCASLMLGSTRLSLAQVWQAMLGEGSPAHQLLTMQIRLPRIAAGLVVGGCLGAAGCLLQGLARNRLATPDILGVHQGATLAVVIAMLAGAGGVLDSWWAAIIGASATLLGVLAFSGRFGSNGYRILVIGLGLTYLLRAMTEVLVTYLPLHEASAMYTWSIGTLLGRDYAIAAPAFFGLCLLLPVSVALARQLTLLQFGEDTAASLGLNPERLKIAVVLTVAVLTALSVTVSGPINFIALMAPVTASFLARPDQTPVLRSTLLGALFVIVADTIGRIYSDVETPMGVIATMMGGPFLLAVILFQPQSRQGN; encoded by the coding sequence ATGAGCCGTATGTCGCCCTCTGTCGAGCAGGCCGCCCCATCCCTCGGGCTTCCTGACGCCGCATCTTTCCTTCCGGCCGGTAGCCGGGTGGTTCGCATCGGCCCTGTATCCATGACCTTCAACCTGCATGATCTGGCGACCGCTCTGCTTATCCTGCTGGTGATACTGTTGGCGGTCTGCGCCTCGCTGATGCTGGGCTCTACCCGTTTGTCCCTGGCGCAGGTATGGCAGGCCATGCTGGGAGAAGGCAGTCCCGCGCACCAGTTGTTGACCATGCAGATCCGTCTGCCCCGCATCGCCGCCGGGCTGGTGGTGGGCGGCTGTCTGGGCGCCGCGGGCTGTCTGTTGCAGGGACTCGCCCGCAACCGTCTGGCCACGCCGGATATCCTTGGCGTACACCAAGGCGCCACGTTGGCGGTGGTCATCGCCATGCTGGCCGGGGCCGGCGGCGTACTGGATTCATGGTGGGCGGCGATTATCGGCGCCTCCGCCACCTTGTTGGGCGTACTGGCGTTCAGCGGACGCTTCGGCTCCAACGGTTATCGCATTCTGGTGATCGGTCTAGGGCTGACCTATTTGCTGCGCGCCATGACGGAAGTGTTGGTGACCTACCTGCCTTTGCATGAAGCCAGCGCCATGTACACCTGGAGCATCGGCACGCTGCTGGGCAGAGATTACGCCATCGCCGCTCCCGCGTTTTTCGGCCTCTGCCTGTTGCTGCCCGTATCCGTGGCGCTGGCGCGACAGCTGACTTTATTGCAGTTCGGTGAAGACACCGCGGCCTCCCTGGGTTTGAATCCCGAGCGTCTAAAAATCGCCGTCGTATTGACCGTGGCGGTGCTGACCGCGTTGTCGGTGACTGTATCCGGCCCTATCAACTTCATTGCGCTGATGGCGCCGGTGACCGCCAGCTTTCTGGCGCGTCCGGATCAAACACCCGTGTTGCGCTCCACCTTGCTGGGCGCCCTGTTCGTGATCGTGGCGGACACCATTGGGCGCATTTACAGCGACGTGGAGACGCCCATGGGCGTCATCGCCACCATGATGGGCGGGCCGTTCCTGCTGGCGGTTATCCTGTTTCAACCCCAATCCAGGCAAGGTAATTGA
- a CDS encoding ABC transporter ATP-binding protein, translating to MSEPRLAIQNVSLSYANGRGGKADAAPTVKEVSLQARPGELMIIVGPNGCGKSTLLRAVARLHRPDSGRILLEGEDVWSLSRKQAATRLALLPQTPTAPEGIRVADLVRHGRHPHQGLFRQWTSADEDAVRRALLATDTADLMDAPLDHLSGGQRQRCWLAMALAQETNLLLLDEPISMLDLGHQVEVLNLVRDLSAKGITIMMVLHDLIAAARYADTLTAMREGQVVASGPPREILTRDMVRELYNVDAHILSDPDGNPVVTPAVGGAFSSLSPSNSKEQSYV from the coding sequence ATGTCCGAGCCAAGACTCGCTATTCAGAACGTTTCCCTCAGTTACGCGAACGGGCGCGGCGGTAAAGCCGACGCCGCGCCAACGGTGAAAGAGGTCAGCCTGCAAGCCCGGCCGGGAGAATTGATGATCATCGTCGGCCCCAACGGATGCGGCAAATCCACCTTGCTGCGCGCCGTGGCGCGTCTGCACAGACCGGATTCCGGCCGCATTTTGCTGGAAGGCGAAGACGTCTGGTCGCTCAGCAGAAAACAGGCGGCCACCCGGTTGGCCCTGTTGCCGCAAACACCCACCGCGCCTGAAGGCATCCGCGTGGCGGATCTGGTGCGGCATGGCCGCCATCCCCATCAGGGGCTGTTCCGCCAATGGACCAGCGCCGACGAAGACGCCGTGCGCCGCGCGCTTCTCGCCACCGACACCGCCGATCTGATGGATGCGCCGCTGGATCACCTCTCCGGCGGTCAACGCCAGCGTTGCTGGCTGGCTATGGCGCTGGCTCAGGAAACCAATCTTTTATTGCTGGACGAGCCCATCAGCATGCTCGATCTGGGGCATCAGGTTGAGGTGCTGAATCTGGTGCGAGACCTTTCCGCCAAAGGCATCACCATCATGATGGTGCTACATGACCTGATCGCCGCCGCGCGCTACGCCGACACCCTCACCGCCATGCGCGAAGGCCAGGTGGTGGCGAGCGGTCCGCCCCGCGAGATTCTGACCCGGGATATGGTGCGCGAACTCTATAACGTCGACGCGCACATTCTGAGCGACCCTGACGGCAATCCAGTGGTTACTCCGGCGGTGGGCGGCGCGTTTTCTTCTCTGTCCCCCTCCAACAGCAAGGAGCAATCTTATGTCTGA
- a CDS encoding 2,3-dihydro-2,3-dihydroxybenzoate dehydrogenase, with translation MSDSTTQSAGADFAGKVAIVTGAAQGIGAAVVAALAESGAKVAALDVQEKALRDTTSTLTARGLQVRPFVVDISDAAAIEAVVGDIEAGLGEVEVLVNVAGILRLASATELTSDDWLDTFAVNTHGVFFLSRAVGRLMKERRRGAIVTVGSNAAAIPRTKMAAYAASKAASTHFTKCLGLELAEYGVRCNIVSPGSTDTAMQRQFWTDDQALEAVLNGSLDSYRTGIPLKRIATPEDIAEAVTFLASDKARHITMHNLCIDGGATLGV, from the coding sequence ATGTCTGATTCCACTACACAGAGCGCCGGCGCGGATTTCGCCGGCAAAGTCGCCATCGTCACCGGCGCCGCGCAAGGTATTGGCGCCGCGGTTGTGGCGGCTCTGGCGGAAAGCGGCGCCAAGGTCGCCGCTCTCGACGTGCAGGAAAAGGCCCTGCGCGACACTACTTCCACTCTCACCGCGAGGGGGTTACAGGTGCGTCCTTTCGTCGTGGACATCAGCGACGCGGCGGCCATCGAAGCGGTGGTCGGCGATATCGAAGCTGGCCTGGGCGAAGTGGAAGTGTTGGTGAATGTGGCCGGTATTCTGCGTCTGGCGTCCGCCACGGAACTGACGTCCGACGACTGGCTGGACACCTTCGCCGTCAACACCCATGGCGTTTTTTTCCTGAGCCGGGCTGTCGGCCGCCTGATGAAGGAGCGTCGGCGCGGCGCCATCGTCACGGTTGGCTCCAACGCCGCCGCCATACCACGCACTAAAATGGCGGCCTATGCCGCATCCAAAGCGGCGTCGACCCATTTCACCAAGTGTCTGGGTCTGGAACTGGCGGAGTACGGCGTGCGCTGCAACATTGTCTCGCCCGGCTCCACCGACACCGCCATGCAACGTCAGTTCTGGACTGACGACCAGGCGCTGGAGGCGGTATTGAACGGTTCTCTGGACTCCTATCGCACCGGCATTCCTCTCAAGCGCATCGCCACCCCGGAAGACATTGCTGAAGCGGTGACCTTCCTCGCTTCGGACAAAGCTCGCCATATCACCATGCATAACCTCTGCATCGACGGCGGCGCAACGCTCGGCGTCTGA
- a CDS encoding glycoside hydrolase family 16 protein: MKTRTLTIGALALGASALLAPTTFAAAYNAGVAAAGFDAEQAQTSVNLHPYAELRNLRDTGIFTLYVDVMKQGQESPAHSFQCRTPELSARAQFRCDGDFQADEPGAYFVRARAGSIHAGDYFNGNSRYPGQQDSATLTLAEPEAPVDDLIIDAFGDASRYEGLHQNLLGGWTDDDGSLQSDQVSNGALRLISGGGGYWYSVLATDTCFDASPYTHLKLALSASQRADLSLTLHTRDDSCSTRQGASQAVNVTVEPGAQEVLIPLQDFQLADLSKVHALVADHLQSGVEYGIADISLVSRDDSDDGDGDDNGDPDPGAPQINDEFTTNQGQWYSRRQPNGAVDFGAVDAAAGDNAALSLLFPGNPDLNSGDNASPYYASEVGYNQKTHYGRYETRVKFASCSPGEEAVNGIFIYDNDGTDKNGNGLADNTEIDIELLCGEPNVLWLTTWTDYGGDSENQFRKKSRAIDMATGAYRETPAGMEGTYETVPAGALPNIGLPDFPRADTYYTVGFDWHADRIRWYIKLDGKEVALWDMRDAAMVPQRPAIFMLNLWHSPWHWFDYGPADYPAANAEMKVDYYRFTPF; the protein is encoded by the coding sequence TTGAAGACACGCACACTGACTATCGGGGCGCTGGCCCTGGGCGCGAGCGCCCTGCTTGCGCCCACCACATTCGCCGCGGCCTACAACGCCGGCGTCGCCGCCGCAGGATTCGATGCGGAACAGGCGCAAACCAGCGTGAATCTGCATCCTTACGCAGAGCTGCGCAACTTGCGCGATACTGGAATTTTCACGCTGTATGTGGACGTCATGAAACAGGGACAGGAAAGCCCCGCACACAGCTTTCAATGCCGTACGCCGGAGCTCTCCGCCCGCGCCCAGTTCCGTTGCGACGGCGATTTTCAGGCGGATGAGCCGGGCGCCTATTTCGTTCGCGCCAGAGCGGGCAGCATTCATGCCGGAGATTACTTCAACGGCAATAGCCGCTATCCCGGTCAGCAAGATTCAGCGACGTTGACGCTGGCGGAACCTGAGGCCCCAGTGGATGACCTGATCATCGACGCCTTCGGCGACGCGTCCCGCTACGAAGGCTTACACCAGAATCTGCTCGGCGGCTGGACCGACGACGACGGCAGTCTGCAAAGCGATCAGGTCAGCAACGGCGCACTCAGGTTGATATCCGGAGGGGGCGGCTACTGGTACAGCGTGCTCGCCACAGATACCTGCTTCGACGCATCGCCCTATACACACCTGAAGCTCGCCCTGAGCGCCTCCCAGCGCGCCGATCTGTCCCTTACCCTGCACACCCGCGACGATAGCTGCTCCACCCGTCAGGGAGCCTCACAGGCTGTTAACGTGACAGTGGAGCCCGGCGCTCAAGAGGTGTTGATTCCTCTACAGGACTTCCAGCTCGCCGATCTCAGCAAAGTCCATGCGCTGGTGGCGGATCACCTGCAAAGCGGAGTGGAATACGGTATTGCGGATATCAGTCTGGTATCCCGTGACGATAGCGATGATGGCGACGGCGACGACAATGGCGACCCCGATCCGGGCGCGCCGCAGATCAACGATGAGTTCACTACCAATCAGGGCCAATGGTATTCACGCCGGCAACCCAACGGCGCGGTGGATTTTGGCGCCGTCGACGCCGCGGCGGGGGATAACGCCGCGCTGTCATTGCTGTTCCCGGGCAATCCTGATCTGAACAGCGGCGACAATGCATCGCCGTACTACGCATCCGAAGTAGGCTATAACCAGAAAACCCATTACGGCCGCTACGAGACCCGAGTGAAATTCGCCTCCTGCAGCCCTGGCGAAGAGGCCGTCAACGGCATCTTCATCTACGACAATGACGGCACGGATAAGAACGGCAACGGACTGGCGGACAATACGGAAATCGACATCGAGCTGTTGTGCGGCGAGCCAAACGTACTGTGGCTGACCACCTGGACCGACTACGGCGGCGATAGTGAAAACCAGTTCCGCAAGAAGAGCCGCGCCATCGACATGGCCACTGGCGCATATCGCGAAACGCCGGCTGGCATGGAAGGCACTTACGAAACCGTTCCGGCAGGCGCTCTGCCCAATATCGGACTGCCGGACTTTCCTCGCGCCGACACCTATTACACTGTCGGTTTCGACTGGCATGCCGACCGTATCCGCTGGTACATCAAGCTGGACGGCAAAGAAGTGGCATTGTGGGATATGCGCGACGCGGCGATGGTTCCACAGCGTCCGGCCATCTTCATGCTGAATCTGTGGCATTCGCCCTGGCACTGGTTTGACTACGGTCCAGCGGACTATCCAGCCGCCAATGCGGAGATGAAAGTGGACTACTACCGCTTCACGCCCTTCTGA
- a CDS encoding alpha/beta fold hydrolase, protein MERSYDYADIGDVSLRYLAEGSGNATVIFESDLGGGIDDWERVQPLISLFTRTLSYDRADLQNANASPSSRSAENMVADLRKLLQVADIKPPYILVGHCAGAAHIRYFAHKYPNEVVGQVFVDGYDDGKAADDTENHDVQGATERGQSIPFLNNAPTSILVGDNPPETSAQTPEPSHSDRRQWIESHREWLRHMPQARFRVIANARRYLPLSHPDFVVEEINRVLADARRAL, encoded by the coding sequence ATGGAACGATCCTATGACTATGCGGATATTGGTGACGTCAGCCTGCGTTATCTGGCGGAGGGTTCAGGCAACGCCACAGTCATTTTCGAGTCTGACCTGGGCGGAGGCATCGATGATTGGGAGCGAGTTCAGCCCCTGATCAGTCTCTTTACCCGCACGCTTTCCTACGACCGCGCCGACCTGCAGAACGCCAACGCCAGCCCCTCCTCAAGAAGCGCCGAAAACATGGTCGCCGATCTGCGCAAACTGCTCCAGGTCGCCGATATCAAGCCTCCCTACATCCTGGTCGGTCATTGCGCCGGCGCCGCCCATATCCGTTACTTCGCGCATAAGTATCCCAATGAAGTCGTCGGCCAGGTGTTTGTGGACGGTTACGACGACGGGAAAGCAGCAGACGATACAGAAAACCATGACGTTCAGGGCGCAACGGAAAGGGGGCAATCCATCCCCTTTCTCAATAACGCGCCAACCAGTATCCTTGTGGGCGACAATCCGCCAGAGACTTCGGCGCAGACGCCGGAACCGAGTCACAGCGACCGCAGGCAATGGATTGAAAGCCATCGCGAGTGGCTGCGGCATATGCCGCAGGCGCGATTCAGGGTGATCGCCAACGCCCGCCGTTATCTTCCGTTATCCCACCCGGACTTTGTGGTGGAGGAGATCAATCGGGTGCTGGCGGACGCTCGACGGGCGCTTTAA
- a CDS encoding nucleotidyltransferase family protein: MEQDTIVLLKKDLLRMRCLAAARSLGLKDWYLAAGFLRNAIWDHLHKLPQATPLNDVDLVYFDSDDTSEERDKEIEAKLRKMVPGVKWEVKNQARMHVRNQHEPYRDTADAISHWVEVPTCVGVRLEHLDKFKFTAKFGLLENWSMQVRPNPDVRYAEDIFVSRVYGKRWHRIWPMLQISALQ, encoded by the coding sequence ATGGAACAAGACACTATTGTACTGCTGAAAAAAGATTTACTGCGCATGCGTTGTCTGGCCGCCGCCAGATCGCTGGGTCTGAAGGACTGGTATCTTGCAGCAGGATTTCTGCGCAACGCCATCTGGGATCACCTGCACAAGCTTCCCCAGGCCACCCCGCTGAATGATGTTGACCTGGTGTATTTCGACTCCGACGACACCTCAGAAGAACGCGATAAGGAAATCGAAGCCAAACTGAGGAAAATGGTTCCCGGCGTGAAATGGGAAGTGAAAAACCAGGCCAGGATGCATGTACGCAACCAGCATGAGCCCTACCGCGACACCGCCGACGCCATCTCTCACTGGGTGGAAGTGCCGACCTGCGTCGGCGTAAGACTGGAGCATCTGGACAAGTTCAAGTTCACCGCCAAGTTCGGCCTGTTGGAGAACTGGTCCATGCAGGTGCGGCCGAATCCCGACGTGCGTTACGCAGAAGATATCTTCGTCTCCCGCGTGTACGGCAAACGCTGGCACCGCATCTGGCCGATGCTGCAAATTTCCGCTCTGCAATAA
- a CDS encoding DUF3429 domain-containing protein — protein MIAGESEKYLRISAILGAAPLLVLGVACILGGEEGPLLRSMFDYYSMALLAFMAGGVWLIGLRGEGPATPSRLLWASIVCLILAWTAPGLPPGLRSLTLAAAFLFFYGLDRFVLEDYWRADYQQMRCHLTLCAAVMQALVMIA, from the coding sequence ATGATCGCCGGGGAAAGTGAAAAATACTTGCGCATAAGCGCCATTCTGGGCGCTGCGCCGCTGCTGGTTCTGGGCGTGGCCTGCATTCTCGGCGGCGAGGAGGGCCCGCTACTGCGGTCTATGTTCGACTACTACAGTATGGCGTTGCTGGCGTTCATGGCTGGCGGCGTCTGGTTGATCGGATTGCGGGGAGAAGGGCCGGCTACGCCATCGCGATTGTTGTGGGCCAGTATCGTTTGTCTGATTTTGGCCTGGACGGCGCCAGGGCTGCCGCCCGGCCTGCGCTCATTGACGCTCGCCGCGGCGTTCCTGTTCTTTTACGGATTGGATCGATTCGTTCTGGAGGATTACTGGCGCGCGGATTATCAGCAGATGCGCTGTCATCTGACCCTGTGCGCCGCAGTCATGCAGGCGCTGGTCATGATCGCCTGA
- a CDS encoding DUF255 domain-containing protein, translating to MSASDPLQLARAGKQGSYAVRTRYRRRDGIPVYTNHLILEGSPYLLQHAHNPVNWRAWNDETFALAKAENKPIFLSIGYSTCHWCHVMEEESFDNEEVAQTLNRYFIPIKVDREQRPDLDEIYMTAVQIITGHGGWPMSTFLTPEGKPFFGGTYFPRPRFISLLQRVHELWVEQQENLLEQGQRLADAVSVYLRPKPISETLAEKLVDTAVEKLIGYSDREWGGFGSEPKFPQEPNLLFLLDIIERDSRPLDRQPAWSVVKSTLDALLAGGIYDQAGGGFHRYAVDQRWQVPHFEKMLYNQAQLARCYARAYNLSQDPEYFRVCRETLDYVLREMRSPEGVFYSATDADSEGEEGRYFVWSYQDLSQLLDTPALALAEQVYGVTRKGNFGGANILHLPCSLQESAAMLNLTYEELLQQLAGLKATLLQARSQRVPPLRDDKVITEWNGMMIAALAETAAVTGISAYGDAAVIAANQLWRSQRGEDGLFHRISLDNLPSDDALLEDYVHYMEGLLQLYDYTHDHLWLERMEALATTLEEQFLDAEQGGFFITPKNAQGPLLVRSKHCGDNATVSGNSQLASVLAALRLRTGDLNVQRMAENQIAAFTGQINRHPLSAPVFLKGLNEWLTPNPVNLQYAASGQMWATAAVKEYKEDHLLEVQLDIHMSEGWRIQSHSCPAPDGRRTQVELLSHTDHDLLDIRYPAGRIWTDTGENNALEVYDEHCRVELTLRRSTRSPVRLALHFQTCNEQVCHRPHTLNFSLW from the coding sequence ATGTCAGCCAGTGATCCGTTGCAACTCGCCCGGGCCGGCAAACAAGGCAGTTACGCTGTGCGCACCCGTTACCGGCGTCGAGACGGAATTCCCGTCTATACCAACCACCTGATACTGGAAGGCTCGCCCTACCTGCTGCAGCACGCCCATAACCCCGTGAACTGGCGCGCCTGGAACGACGAGACCTTCGCCCTCGCCAAAGCGGAGAACAAACCGATTTTTCTCTCTATCGGCTACAGCACCTGCCACTGGTGCCATGTCATGGAGGAAGAGAGCTTCGACAATGAAGAGGTAGCGCAAACTCTCAACCGCTACTTCATCCCCATCAAAGTGGACCGGGAACAGCGGCCCGATCTGGATGAGATTTATATGACCGCCGTGCAAATCATTACCGGGCATGGCGGCTGGCCCATGTCGACCTTTCTCACCCCGGAGGGAAAACCGTTCTTCGGCGGCACTTATTTCCCCCGCCCTCGTTTCATCAGCCTCCTGCAACGGGTGCATGAGCTGTGGGTGGAGCAGCAGGAGAACTTGCTTGAGCAAGGACAGCGGCTGGCGGACGCCGTCAGCGTTTACCTCAGACCAAAGCCGATTTCGGAAACCCTGGCGGAAAAGCTGGTCGATACTGCGGTAGAGAAACTGATTGGCTATAGCGATCGCGAATGGGGCGGCTTCGGCAGCGAACCCAAGTTTCCCCAGGAACCCAACCTTCTGTTTCTGCTCGACATCATTGAGCGCGATTCCCGACCGCTGGACCGACAACCCGCCTGGAGCGTGGTAAAAAGCACCCTGGACGCGCTGCTCGCCGGCGGTATTTACGATCAGGCAGGCGGCGGCTTTCACCGTTACGCGGTGGATCAACGCTGGCAGGTTCCTCACTTTGAAAAGATGCTTTACAACCAGGCGCAGTTGGCGCGCTGCTACGCCCGCGCCTACAACCTGAGTCAAGATCCTGAGTATTTTAGGGTATGCCGGGAAACCCTGGATTACGTCCTCAGAGAAATGCGCTCTCCAGAAGGTGTGTTTTATTCCGCCACTGATGCCGACAGCGAAGGCGAGGAAGGCAGATATTTCGTATGGAGCTACCAGGACCTGAGCCAGCTTCTCGACACACCCGCTCTGGCGCTCGCGGAACAGGTCTATGGCGTCACCCGCAAAGGCAATTTTGGAGGCGCCAATATTCTGCATCTGCCCTGCTCTCTACAGGAAAGCGCAGCGATGCTGAATCTGACTTACGAGGAATTACTGCAGCAACTGGCGGGTCTGAAAGCCACCTTGCTTCAGGCCAGAAGCCAGCGCGTTCCGCCTTTGCGCGATGACAAAGTGATCACGGAGTGGAACGGCATGATGATCGCCGCGCTGGCTGAAACCGCCGCCGTCACCGGCATCAGCGCTTACGGAGACGCCGCTGTCATCGCCGCGAACCAGTTATGGCGCAGCCAGCGTGGGGAAGACGGCCTGTTCCATCGCATCAGCCTGGACAATCTGCCCAGCGACGACGCGCTGCTGGAGGATTACGTGCATTACATGGAAGGACTGCTGCAGTTGTACGACTACACCCATGACCACCTTTGGCTGGAGCGCATGGAGGCGTTGGCGACCACATTGGAAGAGCAGTTTCTGGACGCCGAGCAGGGCGGATTTTTCATCACCCCCAAGAATGCCCAAGGTCCACTGCTGGTGCGCAGCAAGCATTGCGGCGACAACGCCACGGTCAGTGGCAATTCGCAATTAGCGTCAGTGTTGGCGGCGCTGCGCCTGCGCACTGGCGACCTTAACGTACAACGCATGGCGGAAAATCAGATCGCCGCTTTCACCGGGCAAATCAACCGCCATCCTTTGTCAGCGCCCGTGTTTCTGAAAGGCCTCAACGAATGGCTGACGCCCAATCCAGTTAATCTGCAATACGCGGCGTCCGGCCAGATGTGGGCCACCGCGGCGGTGAAGGAGTACAAGGAAGATCACTTGCTGGAAGTACAACTGGATATTCACATGAGCGAGGGCTGGCGCATTCAAAGCCATAGCTGCCCCGCTCCCGATGGTCGCCGCACACAAGTGGAGTTGCTGTCGCACACTGATCACGACCTGCTGGATATACGTTATCCTGCGGGACGCATCTGGACAGACACAGGTGAAAACAATGCCTTGGAAGTCTATGACGAACACTGTCGCGTTGAGCTGACATTGCGTCGCTCCACACGCTCGCCGGTGCGGCTGGCCCTGCATTTCCAGACCTGCAACGAACAGGTTTGCCATCGTCCGCACACGCTCAACTTCAGTCTTTGGTGA
- a CDS encoding zinc transporter ZntB, with product MTDSHPIIHAFQLDGGGSATPIPVEGAAEAAQDKSRLTWLHINVLNPGALNLLENQLGLDWIIAEALMADETRPRMMELNEGVLIILRGVNLNQGAEPEDMVSLRAWITEYGVISAGRRQLKATADIIEKLEQNMGPCGAGEWLTEMCVELYDHMQSAVTTLNETTDDLEDRVLVSQDESIRESIISTRKRAIVFRRYISPQRDVIARLQTSELYWISANDKRRLTEVMDWLTRYVEDLDAIRERSQVIKDELAAAMNDRLNRHLYLLSIVAAVSLPLGLLTGLFGINIGGMPGVDDGNAFWLFSALLGLLLVLEIVYLRKKGWI from the coding sequence GTGACTGACTCCCATCCTATTATTCACGCATTTCAACTGGACGGCGGCGGCAGCGCCACGCCCATCCCCGTGGAAGGAGCCGCCGAGGCGGCGCAGGACAAATCCCGCCTGACGTGGTTACACATCAATGTGTTGAATCCGGGCGCGCTTAATTTACTGGAAAACCAGCTCGGCCTGGACTGGATCATCGCCGAGGCGCTGATGGCCGACGAAACCCGTCCCCGGATGATGGAGCTGAATGAGGGGGTGTTGATCATTCTGCGCGGCGTCAACCTGAACCAGGGGGCGGAGCCGGAAGACATGGTGTCGCTGCGCGCCTGGATCACCGAATACGGCGTCATCAGCGCCGGGCGCCGGCAACTGAAGGCGACGGCGGATATTATCGAAAAGCTGGAACAGAATATGGGGCCTTGCGGCGCCGGCGAATGGCTCACGGAAATGTGCGTGGAGCTTTATGACCACATGCAAAGCGCCGTCACCACACTGAACGAAACCACTGACGATCTGGAAGACCGGGTGCTGGTGTCTCAGGACGAATCCATTCGCGAATCCATTATTTCGACCCGCAAACGGGCGATTGTGTTCCGGCGCTATATCTCGCCGCAGCGGGATGTAATCGCCCGGCTGCAAACTTCGGAACTGTATTGGATCAGCGCCAACGACAAGCGCAGACTGACGGAAGTGATGGACTGGCTGACCCGCTACGTGGAGGATCTGGACGCCATCCGCGAGCGCTCTCAGGTCATTAAGGATGAGCTGGCGGCGGCCATGAATGACCGCCTGAACCGTCACCTGTATCTGCTCTCCATTGTCGCCGCAGTATCCCTGCCGCTGGGCCTGCTCACCGGCCTGTTCGGCATCAATATCGGCGGCATGCCGGGCGTGGATGACGGCAATGCGTTCTGGTTATTCTCCGCCCTGTTGGGACTCCTACTGGTACTGGAGATCGTCTATCTACGCAAGAAAGGCTGGATTTAG
- a CDS encoding alpha/beta fold hydrolase has translation MTHAYYHPREQYLKVNSIQICYEELGDPDGEPMLLIMGLACQMTAWPPEFLEPLVEAGYRLIRLDNRDIGHSSEIECPHRVPVPVDFVRSKLGLPVTASYTLYDMADDAIALLDALKIERAHLVGVSMGGMISQIVAARQPQRIKSLTLMMTSNNSPKQPMPDLGTLWRINGGGVRGHHQEAALRRGVAFWETVQSPSFPTPKERILQRIARDYQRSYRPKGIVRQMRAILATGSLEKLARSITMPTLILHGSADPLMKPRNGQMLKQSIAHARLEMIPGWGHDLPLPLLPKLAQKVIEHARSVG, from the coding sequence ATGACCCACGCGTATTACCACCCCCGGGAGCAGTACCTCAAGGTAAACTCCATTCAGATTTGTTACGAAGAACTGGGCGATCCTGATGGCGAGCCAATGTTGCTCATCATGGGACTCGCCTGTCAGATGACGGCCTGGCCGCCGGAGTTTCTGGAGCCCCTGGTTGAAGCGGGCTATCGTCTGATCCGGCTTGATAACCGGGATATCGGCCATTCCTCAGAAATCGAGTGCCCCCATCGGGTTCCGGTGCCGGTGGACTTTGTGCGCTCCAAGCTGGGGTTGCCGGTCACAGCTTCCTATACTCTTTACGACATGGCGGATGACGCCATTGCGTTGCTCGATGCATTGAAGATTGAACGCGCCCATCTGGTGGGCGTCTCCATGGGAGGAATGATTTCGCAGATTGTCGCGGCGCGGCAGCCGCAGCGGATCAAGTCTCTGACTTTGATGATGACTTCCAACAATAGCCCCAAACAACCCATGCCTGATCTCGGCACGCTATGGCGCATAAACGGCGGCGGCGTGCGCGGACACCACCAGGAAGCCGCGCTGAGACGAGGCGTCGCGTTCTGGGAAACGGTGCAAAGTCCGTCCTTCCCAACGCCGAAAGAACGTATTCTGCAGCGCATCGCCAGAGATTATCAGCGTAGCTATCGCCCCAAAGGCATTGTTCGGCAGATGCGTGCGATACTCGCCACCGGCAGTCTGGAAAAGCTGGCGCGAAGCATCACCATGCCTACGCTGATTTTGCATGGCTCAGCGGACCCATTGATGAAACCCAGGAATGGGCAGATGCTGAAACAAAGCATCGCCCACGCCAGGTTAGAGATGATCCCCGGTTGGGGGCATGATCTGCCGCTGCCTTTATTGCCGAAACTGGCCCAAAAAGTCATCGAACATGCGCGATCTGTCGGCTAA